Proteins encoded in a region of the Devosia sp. RR2S18 genome:
- a CDS encoding cytochrome P450 has product MAHDPAPVPKASGFDNTVSLLREGYDFIGNRCQHLGSDGFETRLMLRPVLCLRGAKAAQLFYGKGLFTRKGAMPPTTLRLLQDKGSVQSLDGVAHRHRKALFTALLMDSAPDRMVQLFERHWREALTGWERQGEMELFSASNLVLTRAAWEWAGLPLSELDDEDMCGRLVGMVENAGKVGPRMWRELARRSGTERQLERCIERIRNGTLDLPYDAPAVAIATHRDRDGKFLPKTIASVELINLLRPIVAIGRWVLYCGMALNEHRQWADRFAAGDDAMMEPFAEEVRRIYPFFPVIGGVAKVPFTWCGKSYPTGQWVLLDLFSTNRDPLLYPDPESLRPERAHSWRDQDFRFMPQGAGDAHVDHRCPGERLTVGMMTSAIRLLTREMRYEVPEQDLALPRDRLPTRPKQGFRMRNVRRATEG; this is encoded by the coding sequence ATGGCTCATGATCCCGCACCCGTGCCCAAGGCATCAGGCTTCGACAACACCGTCAGCCTCTTGCGCGAGGGCTATGATTTCATCGGTAATCGCTGCCAACACTTGGGCAGTGACGGCTTTGAAACTCGACTGATGCTGCGCCCGGTGCTGTGTCTGCGCGGCGCCAAGGCCGCCCAGCTTTTTTACGGCAAGGGGCTCTTCACCCGGAAGGGCGCCATGCCACCCACGACGCTTCGTCTGTTGCAGGACAAGGGCAGCGTGCAATCTCTGGACGGCGTGGCGCACCGGCACCGCAAGGCGCTCTTTACGGCCCTGCTGATGGATAGTGCGCCCGATCGCATGGTGCAGCTGTTCGAACGGCACTGGCGCGAGGCGCTCACCGGCTGGGAGCGGCAGGGGGAGATGGAACTCTTCAGTGCCTCCAATCTGGTGCTGACCCGGGCGGCTTGGGAGTGGGCCGGGCTGCCCTTGAGCGAACTCGACGACGAGGACATGTGTGGCCGCCTCGTCGGCATGGTCGAAAACGCCGGCAAAGTCGGACCGCGCATGTGGCGCGAACTGGCACGACGCTCGGGCACGGAGCGGCAGTTGGAGCGCTGTATAGAGCGCATCCGCAACGGCACCCTCGATCTGCCCTATGATGCGCCGGCTGTGGCCATCGCCACCCATCGTGATCGCGACGGCAAGTTCCTGCCCAAGACCATCGCCAGTGTCGAGCTGATCAATCTCCTGCGCCCCATCGTGGCGATCGGACGCTGGGTGCTCTATTGCGGCATGGCGCTCAACGAGCACCGGCAATGGGCTGACCGCTTCGCTGCCGGCGACGATGCCATGATGGAGCCCTTTGCCGAGGAAGTGCGACGCATCTATCCGTTTTTCCCGGTTATCGGCGGCGTCGCCAAGGTCCCTTTCACCTGGTGCGGCAAGAGCTATCCCACAGGCCAGTGGGTGCTGCTCGATCTTTTCAGCACCAACCGCGACCCTCTTCTCTATCCCGACCCCGAGAGCCTTCGCCCCGAACGGGCGCATAGCTGGCGCGACCAGGACTTCCGCTTCATGCCACAGGGCGCTGGCGACGCCCATGTCGACCACCGCTGCCCGGGCGAGCGGCTGACCGTGGGCATGATGACCAGCGCCATTCGCCTTCTCACCCGGGAGATGCGCTACGAGGTGCCCGAGCAGGACCTCGCCCTCCCCCGCGACCGCCTGCCAACCCGGCCGAAGCAAGGCTTTCGAATGCGGAATGTGCGACGGGCTACGGAAGGCTGA
- a CDS encoding ABC transporter substrate-binding protein, with amino-acid sequence MRLLASLLALLVSISPVAAAEEQLTLTVGVQESGTVQWEIETIQARGLDAEHGLDLQIRPLADSRAGQIALQAGAADVILSDFVWVSLQREAGNEVAMVPHSLAVGGLMVPADGDLTELTDLAGRTIGIAGGPVDKSWVILQAYYNKQTGEVLAEDVRANFGAPPLINELLANGGVDAALNFWQWNARAKAAGATELVSVATMLEELGVDEQPPLLGWTFSKDTAQTKQEALTAFLDASFAAKRTLLEDDDTWEALRPLMGAEADDALFTQLRDDYRAGIVAQYDPGAMQAAEDAFALLAAFGGSELVGEAETLAPGTFWPGYSK; translated from the coding sequence GTGCGCCTCCTCGCCTCTCTTCTCGCCCTGCTGGTGTCCATCAGCCCCGTTGCTGCAGCGGAAGAACAGCTGACGCTGACGGTGGGCGTCCAGGAATCGGGCACGGTGCAATGGGAAATCGAAACCATCCAAGCGCGTGGCCTTGATGCCGAACATGGGCTGGACCTCCAGATCCGGCCGCTGGCCGATAGCCGTGCGGGGCAGATTGCGCTCCAGGCCGGCGCTGCCGATGTGATCTTGTCCGATTTTGTCTGGGTGAGCCTGCAGCGTGAGGCCGGCAACGAAGTTGCCATGGTGCCCCATTCCCTAGCCGTTGGTGGGTTGATGGTGCCAGCGGATGGCGATTTGACTGAGCTGACCGATCTGGCGGGGCGCACGATCGGAATTGCCGGCGGTCCAGTCGACAAGAGCTGGGTGATCCTCCAGGCCTATTACAACAAGCAGACCGGCGAGGTGCTGGCCGAAGATGTGCGGGCCAATTTCGGGGCACCGCCTCTGATCAACGAACTCCTCGCCAATGGCGGGGTCGATGCGGCGCTTAATTTTTGGCAGTGGAATGCCCGGGCCAAGGCGGCGGGCGCCACCGAACTGGTTTCGGTCGCAACTATGCTCGAGGAACTGGGTGTCGACGAGCAGCCGCCCCTCCTGGGCTGGACGTTCTCCAAAGATACGGCCCAAACCAAACAGGAGGCCCTGACCGCATTCCTCGATGCATCCTTCGCCGCCAAGCGAACCCTTCTTGAGGATGACGATACCTGGGAAGCGCTCCGCCCGCTGATGGGCGCCGAGGCGGACGACGCCCTTTTCACTCAATTGCGGGACGATTATCGCGCTGGCATTGTCGCGCAGTATGATCCCGGCGCCATGCAAGCGGCCGAGGACGCCTTTGCGCTCCTGGCGGCGTTTGGCGGTAGTGAACTGGTGGGGGAGGCCGAAACACTGGCTCCCGGCACCTTCTGGCCGGGCTACAGCAAATAG
- a CDS encoding ABC transporter permease, whose protein sequence is MLALIFAHRLFPTPLAVALEMWDAASSGPLLADLSKTLLRAGTAFLVAMVVGTVLGIVLGRVRWLDRLFSGWLLVGLNVPAIVTAIVLYIWLGLTEFALILAVTINKLPLVTATIREGVRSFATDYDELGTVFRMSLVRRLRLIFLPQLLPFLLAAARTGLSLIWKIVLVFEVLGSDGGVGYRVAVMFQFFDIAGILAYTTAFILVVLAFEYGALRPLERRVLRWRPAQS, encoded by the coding sequence GTGTTGGCCCTTATTTTCGCCCATCGCCTGTTTCCCACACCCCTGGCCGTTGCCCTGGAGATGTGGGATGCGGCGAGCTCCGGGCCGCTGCTGGCAGATTTGAGCAAGACCCTCCTCCGGGCCGGTACCGCCTTCCTGGTCGCTATGGTGGTCGGCACAGTGTTGGGGATCGTCCTGGGCCGGGTGCGGTGGCTCGACCGCCTGTTCTCGGGCTGGCTGCTGGTGGGTCTCAACGTGCCGGCCATCGTCACCGCCATCGTGCTCTATATCTGGCTGGGACTAACCGAGTTCGCGCTGATCCTGGCGGTGACGATCAACAAACTGCCGCTGGTCACCGCCACCATCAGGGAAGGTGTCCGCAGTTTTGCCACCGACTACGACGAGCTGGGTACGGTGTTTCGCATGTCACTGGTGCGGCGGCTGCGGCTGATCTTCCTGCCCCAATTGCTGCCCTTTCTGTTGGCCGCAGCCCGCACCGGGCTCTCGCTGATCTGGAAGATCGTGCTGGTCTTTGAAGTGCTGGGCAGTGACGGCGGTGTGGGGTATCGGGTGGCGGTGATGTTCCAGTTCTTCGATATCGCCGGCATCCTGGCCTACACCACAGCCTTTATCCTAGTGGTACTGGCCTTTGAATATGGGGCCCTGCGGCCGCTGGAGCGACGGGTGTTGCGTTGGCGACCAGCCCAGAGTTGA
- a CDS encoding ABC transporter ATP-binding protein, translating to MSIDIAEKLFPGAAEPLFADVRLTVVPGSVVAIVGPSGIGKSTLLRMVAGIDGDFTGSIRVGGVLAREAPPPGFVFQDARLLPWLSAGENIRAAAPTISAEDAGAALRLVGLGDAAHLYPYQLSGGMQRRVAIARALAVNARLLLLDEPFVSLDRVLLGEIQQLFSQVVAESRPTVLFVSHLTDDAARLADRAILLDHRPADIIADLAFEVPPRERNAACVAGYRAQLDRHFGGGAVVEP from the coding sequence TTGAGCATCGATATTGCTGAAAAGCTTTTCCCCGGTGCGGCGGAGCCGCTCTTTGCCGATGTGCGGTTGACCGTGGTGCCGGGAAGCGTCGTGGCGATAGTGGGCCCATCGGGGATCGGCAAATCCACTCTGCTGCGCATGGTGGCCGGCATCGATGGCGATTTTACCGGAAGCATCAGGGTTGGCGGTGTTCTGGCCCGGGAGGCGCCGCCACCCGGCTTCGTGTTTCAGGATGCCCGGCTGCTGCCCTGGCTCTCCGCTGGCGAGAATATCCGCGCGGCAGCTCCGACGATTTCTGCGGAAGACGCAGGAGCGGCCCTGCGCTTGGTCGGGTTGGGCGATGCCGCCCATCTCTATCCGTACCAGCTCTCGGGCGGCATGCAGCGCCGCGTCGCCATTGCGCGGGCTTTGGCCGTCAACGCCCGCCTCTTGCTGCTCGACGAGCCTTTCGTGTCGCTCGACCGGGTGCTGCTGGGAGAAATCCAGCAGCTCTTCAGCCAGGTGGTCGCCGAGAGCCGCCCGACCGTCTTGTTCGTGTCGCACCTCACCGATGACGCAGCCCGGCTTGCCGACCGCGCCATCCTGCTCGACCATCGGCCAGCAGACATCATTGCCGATCTCGCGTTCGAGGTGCCGCCGAGGGAACGCAATGCCGCCTGCGTTGCCGGCTATCGCGCCCAATTGGATCGGCACTTTGGCGGCGGTGCTGTGGTCGAGCCCTAA
- a CDS encoding VOC family protein, giving the protein MRSLFHLAYHVTDLDAARRFYGDVLGCAEGRSTDTWVDFDFFGHQISLHLGKPFETTRTGKVGDHMVLMPHLGVVLPLNEWLELSDRLEGKGVAFDIPPVVRFAGEPGEQRTMFFRDPSGNPIEVKGFADFEGVFAR; this is encoded by the coding sequence ATGCGTTCCTTGTTTCACCTCGCCTACCACGTCACCGATCTCGATGCCGCCCGCCGGTTCTATGGTGACGTCCTTGGCTGCGCCGAGGGTCGCAGCACCGACACTTGGGTGGACTTCGACTTCTTTGGCCACCAGATTTCGCTGCATCTGGGCAAACCCTTCGAGACCACCCGCACCGGCAAGGTTGGCGACCACATGGTGCTGATGCCGCATCTGGGTGTGGTTCTGCCGCTGAACGAATGGCTGGAATTGTCCGACAGGCTCGAGGGCAAGGGCGTGGCGTTTGACATTCCCCCGGTCGTCCGCTTTGCCGGCGAGCCAGGTGAACAGCGCACCATGTTCTTCCGAGATCCGAGCGGCAATCCCATTGAGGTCAAGGGTTTTGCGGACTTCGAGGGCGTCTTCGCGCGCTGA
- a CDS encoding PQQ-dependent sugar dehydrogenase: MTEPSLLARLVALVGQGAVALRHSGDPQRSPVYGTAPAIPEAKPQGKIPTLKMPTAKGWEGDHKPTPAPGLKVNAFARGLVHPRNMHVLPNGDVLVAESMGESGNPKSLFDHAMSATMQRARASGDSPNRVTLLRDADGDGVAEVSHAYIENVRQPFGIVLVGDTLYVGASDALLAYPYDAGATKITTPGKKLMDLVPGGHWTRNLIASKDGTKLYVAVGSLSNIGDSGMEAEKDRACIHEYDIATGQSRIFAGGLRNPVGMAWEPEGGMLWTVVNERDGLGDETPPDYLTSVRDGGFYGWPYCYWNRVVDDRVPQDAAKVASALQPDYALGGHTASLGLCWLPAGTLPGFPAGMAIGQHGSWNRSKLSGYKLAFVPFENGKPTGMPREILTGFLSPDEKYSYGRPVGVALAADGAVLMADDVGDVIWRVTGA, from the coding sequence ATGACCGAGCCTTCCCTTCTCGCCCGCCTAGTCGCCCTTGTCGGTCAAGGTGCCGTTGCGCTGCGCCATTCGGGCGATCCGCAACGATCCCCGGTTTATGGCACCGCGCCTGCCATTCCCGAGGCCAAGCCGCAGGGCAAAATCCCAACCCTCAAGATGCCCACGGCGAAGGGTTGGGAAGGCGATCACAAGCCCACCCCGGCGCCCGGTCTCAAGGTGAATGCCTTTGCCCGCGGGCTCGTCCATCCCCGCAACATGCATGTGCTGCCCAATGGCGATGTGCTTGTGGCCGAATCCATGGGCGAGTCGGGCAATCCCAAATCCCTGTTCGACCACGCCATGTCTGCCACCATGCAGCGGGCGCGCGCCTCGGGTGACAGCCCCAACCGGGTGACCCTGCTCCGCGACGCTGACGGCGATGGCGTTGCCGAAGTAAGCCACGCCTATATCGAAAATGTGCGCCAGCCCTTTGGTATTGTCCTGGTGGGCGACACCCTCTATGTCGGCGCCAGCGATGCGCTCCTGGCCTATCCCTATGACGCGGGCGCGACCAAGATCACCACGCCAGGCAAGAAACTGATGGATCTGGTGCCAGGCGGGCACTGGACGCGCAATCTGATCGCCAGCAAGGACGGCACCAAGCTCTATGTCGCCGTGGGTTCGCTCAGCAATATCGGCGATTCCGGCATGGAAGCGGAGAAAGACCGCGCCTGCATCCACGAATACGACATCGCCACCGGCCAGTCGCGCATCTTCGCCGGTGGCCTGCGCAATCCGGTCGGCATGGCCTGGGAGCCCGAAGGTGGAATGCTCTGGACCGTCGTCAACGAACGCGACGGGCTCGGCGACGAGACACCGCCCGATTATCTGACCTCGGTCCGCGACGGCGGCTTTTATGGCTGGCCCTATTGCTACTGGAACCGGGTTGTGGATGACCGCGTCCCGCAGGACGCAGCAAAGGTCGCTTCGGCGCTGCAGCCCGATTACGCGCTAGGCGGCCACACAGCATCCTTGGGGCTCTGCTGGCTTCCCGCGGGCACCCTGCCCGGGTTCCCCGCTGGCATGGCCATAGGGCAGCACGGCTCGTGGAACCGCTCCAAGCTGTCGGGCTACAAGCTGGCTTTCGTCCCGTTCGAGAACGGCAAGCCCACCGGCATGCCGCGCGAAATCCTCACCGGGTTCCTGTCGCCGGACGAGAAGTACTCCTATGGCCGACCGGTGGGTGTGGCGCTTGCGGCGGACGGGGCCGTGTTGATGGCGGACGATGTCGGCGACGTCATCTGGCGCGTCACTGGCGCCTAG
- a CDS encoding MBL fold metallo-hydrolase, with amino-acid sequence MMKRRTVVAGIASLPLVIWGAGAFGIFAQEGTSLEGDTVTTSEGDLVIHPIEHASMLLGYGDEVIYVDPVGGAAAYEGLPEPTAILITHGHGDHYDLPTLEAIAGSVPIIANGEVYDQLPESLKANATSMANGDAGEIVGLSIRAVPAYNTTEERLQYHPEGVGNGYVVTFGDKQVYIAGDTEPTEEMLALTDIDVAFLPMNLPYTMTVEQAAEAVNTFKPAIVYPYHYGDSDLDAFEAGVEEGTEVRRGNWYPEGQG; translated from the coding sequence ATGATGAAGCGCCGCACCGTCGTTGCTGGCATCGCCTCGCTGCCCCTTGTTATCTGGGGTGCCGGTGCCTTTGGGATATTCGCGCAGGAGGGGACGAGCTTGGAAGGCGATACTGTGACCACTTCGGAGGGCGATCTCGTCATCCACCCCATCGAGCATGCCAGCATGCTGCTGGGCTATGGCGACGAGGTCATCTATGTCGACCCGGTCGGTGGCGCTGCGGCCTATGAGGGCCTGCCCGAACCCACGGCCATCCTCATCACCCATGGCCATGGCGATCACTATGACCTGCCCACGCTGGAGGCGATTGCCGGATCGGTGCCGATCATCGCCAATGGCGAGGTCTATGACCAGCTGCCCGAAAGCCTCAAGGCCAATGCGACCTCGATGGCCAATGGCGACGCGGGCGAGATCGTGGGGCTCAGCATCCGTGCGGTGCCAGCCTACAACACGACCGAAGAGCGGCTGCAATACCACCCCGAGGGCGTGGGCAATGGCTATGTCGTTACCTTTGGCGACAAACAGGTCTATATCGCCGGCGATACCGAGCCGACCGAGGAAATGCTGGCATTGACCGATATCGACGTCGCGTTCCTGCCGATGAACCTCCCCTATACCATGACGGTCGAGCAGGCCGCCGAGGCGGTCAACACCTTCAAGCCCGCCATCGTCTACCCCTACCATTATGGTGACAGCGATCTCGATGCCTTCGAAGCCGGGGTCGAAGAGGGGACCGAAGTGCGCCGCGGCAACTGGTATCCCGAAGGCCAGGGTTGA
- the rplU gene encoding 50S ribosomal protein L21: protein MTFAVIKTGGKQYKVAANDVLKIEKLDAEAGDIVTFDQVLMVGDEVGAPLVEGALVAAELIETRKQKTVIIFKKNRRHNYRRRNGHRQLLSTVRITEILTGGAKPSVKAAAAAGSTETVTEKAPAKKAAPKAEAAEGTEAPAKAKKAPAKKAAADTNTEAAAEKPAKKAPAKKAAPKADQE from the coding sequence ATGACTTTTGCCGTGATCAAGACCGGTGGCAAGCAGTACAAGGTTGCCGCCAACGACGTTCTCAAGATCGAAAAGCTCGACGCCGAGGCTGGCGACATCGTGACCTTTGACCAGGTTCTCATGGTCGGTGACGAAGTCGGTGCGCCGCTCGTCGAAGGCGCCCTGGTGGCTGCCGAACTGATCGAGACGCGCAAGCAGAAGACGGTCATCATCTTCAAGAAGAACCGTCGTCACAATTACCGTCGTCGCAATGGTCACCGCCAGCTGCTCTCGACTGTCCGCATCACCGAGATCCTGACCGGCGGCGCCAAGCCATCCGTCAAGGCCGCTGCTGCTGCCGGCTCGACCGAGACCGTGACCGAGAAGGCCCCGGCCAAGAAGGCTGCGCCCAAGGCTGAGGCTGCCGAGGGCACCGAGGCTCCGGCCAAGGCGAAGAAGGCTCCGGCCAAGAAGGCTGCTGCCGACACCAACACCGAAGCCGCTGCTGAAAAGCCGGCGAAGAAGGCCCCGGCCAAAAAGGCCGCACCCAAGGCCGACCAGGAATAA
- the rpmA gene encoding 50S ribosomal protein L27, with protein sequence MAHKKAGGSSRNGRDTAGRRLGVKKFGGEAVVAGNILVRQRGTKWHPGTGVGLGKDHTIFALVDGKVAFRTRQNNKVFVSVDPAEAAE encoded by the coding sequence ATGGCACACAAGAAAGCAGGCGGCTCGTCCCGCAACGGTCGCGATACCGCTGGCCGTCGTCTTGGCGTCAAGAAGTTCGGTGGCGAAGCTGTCGTTGCCGGCAACATCCTCGTGCGTCAGCGCGGCACCAAGTGGCATCCCGGCACCGGCGTTGGCCTGGGCAAGGATCACACCATTTTTGCGCTGGTCGACGGCAAGGTTGCGTTCCGCACCCGTCAGAACAACAAAGTATTTGTTTCCGTCGATCCGGCAGAGGCCGCCGAATAA
- a CDS encoding GNAT family N-acetyltransferase codes for MDSLRDHLDPTITTERLTLATPALAHVAEMAALANNPRIYQVLARLPHPYEEQHGREFVEKIARGPEEFAWSILFEGRFIGVVGLHLLPGKLPELGYWLGEPFWGKGYATEAARAVVAAAVRAGATGLGSRALLTNRGSRNVLLKSGFAEIGEALDETGTLVGQRVMLMRWEPDHG; via the coding sequence ATGGATAGCCTGCGCGACCACCTCGATCCCACCATCACCACCGAGCGCCTCACCCTGGCGACCCCGGCGCTGGCGCATGTGGCCGAGATGGCGGCGTTGGCCAACAATCCGCGGATCTATCAGGTTCTGGCGCGGCTGCCCCACCCTTACGAGGAACAACACGGGCGGGAATTCGTCGAGAAAATCGCGCGCGGGCCAGAAGAGTTTGCCTGGTCCATCCTGTTTGAGGGGCGGTTCATCGGCGTTGTTGGGCTGCATCTGCTCCCCGGCAAGCTGCCCGAGCTCGGCTATTGGCTGGGGGAGCCGTTCTGGGGGAAGGGCTATGCGACCGAGGCGGCACGAGCGGTGGTCGCGGCCGCAGTGCGGGCAGGGGCGACCGGCTTGGGCTCGCGGGCTCTTCTCACCAATCGCGGGTCACGCAACGTCCTGCTTAAATCCGGCTTTGCCGAAATTGGCGAAGCGCTGGACGAGACCGGCACGCTGGTCGGGCAGCGCGTCATGCTTATGCGATGGGAACCGGATCATGGTTGA
- a CDS encoding GNAT family N-acetyltransferase yields MVELRTERLLLRDATLEDAPRYCLGISDYQVARFLTPLPYPYTLGMAIDWLRQAPPTSAERCMLVIELPGQGLIGSVALLDELGFWIARPHWNRGYATEAATALLSWHFQGTSRPSVVSSAQHNNAASLAVQRRLGFVEARRELRFSQALQHNVQHVVTELNRADWLNHKGAA; encoded by the coding sequence ATGGTTGAGCTCAGGACCGAACGGCTGCTGCTGCGCGACGCCACGCTTGAGGATGCGCCGCGCTACTGCCTGGGCATCAGTGACTATCAGGTGGCGCGCTTCCTGACGCCCTTGCCCTATCCCTATACACTGGGCATGGCGATCGACTGGCTGCGCCAGGCGCCCCCGACTTCGGCCGAGCGCTGCATGCTGGTGATCGAGCTGCCCGGCCAGGGATTGATCGGCTCGGTGGCACTGCTTGACGAACTAGGCTTCTGGATCGCCCGGCCGCATTGGAACCGAGGCTACGCCACCGAGGCGGCTACGGCGCTATTGAGCTGGCACTTTCAGGGGACGAGCCGCCCCAGCGTTGTCTCCAGCGCGCAGCATAACAATGCTGCTTCGCTCGCCGTGCAGCGCCGGCTCGGCTTTGTCGAGGCGCGGCGGGAGCTCCGTTTCTCCCAGGCGCTCCAGCACAATGTCCAGCATGTGGTGACTGAACTAAACCGCGCCGACTGGCTGAACCATAAAGGTGCGGCATGA
- a CDS encoding GNAT family N-acetyltransferase has protein sequence MKLRDDLPSSIISDRVTLRPVTEADLPTFVALANNWNVIEPTAAMPFPYLEEHGRAFLADARANAQQHPYGLENEAGAFIGVLGLKAVEDQLPELGYWLGEPYWGRGYATEAVRAVLGTVAQCGIKRIAARVLQSNPASQRVLESCGFGVVEQTLSVVERHRGKPLVILQWSAP, from the coding sequence ATGAAGTTGCGCGACGACCTTCCCAGCAGCATCATATCGGATCGGGTTACCCTGCGGCCGGTCACCGAAGCCGATTTGCCTACCTTTGTGGCGCTGGCCAACAATTGGAACGTCATCGAGCCCACCGCCGCCATGCCCTTCCCCTATCTGGAAGAGCATGGGCGTGCCTTCCTGGCCGATGCCCGCGCCAATGCGCAGCAGCATCCTTATGGGCTGGAGAACGAGGCCGGTGCATTTATTGGCGTGCTCGGCCTCAAAGCTGTCGAGGACCAGCTGCCCGAGCTCGGCTACTGGCTGGGCGAGCCCTATTGGGGGCGCGGCTATGCCACCGAAGCGGTGCGCGCGGTGCTCGGCACCGTGGCGCAATGCGGCATCAAGCGCATCGCTGCGCGGGTGCTGCAAAGCAACCCTGCTTCGCAGCGGGTGTTGGAAAGCTGCGGGTTCGGGGTGGTCGAACAGACGCTTAGCGTGGTTGAGCGCCACCGCGGCAAGCCGCTGGTCATTCTGCAATGGAGCGCGCCATGA
- a CDS encoding GNAT family N-acetyltransferase, whose amino-acid sequence MIAVLRTPRFLLRQPQLGDAELIARYLNDYDVAGNLARVPYPYHLSDAKAWLRTRVPGLPVEETNFSIELAGEGFAGHVGFHRGPQGPIIGYWLGKPFWGRGIMSEAVEASLDWFFSASAAPVVYSGVFHFNAASLAIQTKLGFTETGRSTLLCLARGAELEHIDTQLTRSVWKARHT is encoded by the coding sequence ATGATAGCCGTTCTGCGCACCCCGCGCTTTCTCCTGCGCCAACCCCAGCTTGGCGACGCCGAGCTGATCGCCCGTTACCTCAACGATTACGATGTGGCGGGTAACCTTGCGCGGGTGCCTTATCCTTACCATCTCTCCGATGCGAAAGCCTGGCTGCGCACGCGCGTGCCCGGACTGCCGGTGGAGGAGACGAACTTTTCCATCGAGCTGGCGGGGGAAGGCTTCGCCGGCCATGTGGGGTTCCATCGTGGACCGCAGGGGCCGATCATCGGCTATTGGCTGGGCAAGCCCTTTTGGGGCCGCGGCATTATGAGCGAGGCAGTCGAGGCCAGTCTCGACTGGTTCTTTTCGGCATCGGCGGCGCCCGTAGTCTACTCGGGCGTGTTCCACTTCAACGCTGCCTCGCTTGCCATTCAAACCAAGCTCGGATTTACCGAAACCGGGCGCTCAACCCTGCTCTGTCTTGCGCGTGGCGCCGAGCTGGAGCATATCGACACGCAATTGACGCGCAGCGTCTGGAAGGCCCGGCACACATGA
- the obgE gene encoding GTPase ObgE: protein MKFLDQAKIYVRSGDGGAGAVSFLREKFVEFGGPNGGSGGRGGDVVIECVDGLNTLIDYRYQQHFKAKTGTHGMGKNRTGADGTDVVLRVPVGTQVFEDDNETLIADLTEVGQRVVLLSGGNGGFGNAHFKTSSNQAPRHANPGQVGTEKWIWLRLKLIADAGLVGLPNAGKSTFLAAVSAAKPKIADYPFTTLHPNLGVVSIGERDFVLADIPGLIEGASEGAGIGDRFLGHIERCGVLIHLIDGTQEDIKGAYTTIRGELEAYDERLIEKPEIVVLNKIDAIEPEALKEKLKVLKRVSKADVLTVSGVTGQGVDMVLYAVVGVLDAGKAEKAEAERRKIEPDWAP, encoded by the coding sequence ATGAAATTCCTTGATCAGGCCAAGATCTATGTCCGCTCTGGCGATGGCGGCGCGGGTGCGGTCTCCTTCCTGCGCGAAAAGTTCGTTGAATTCGGCGGACCCAATGGCGGCAGTGGTGGCCGTGGCGGCGACGTCGTTATCGAATGCGTCGACGGGCTCAATACCCTTATCGACTATCGTTACCAGCAGCACTTCAAGGCCAAGACCGGCACCCACGGCATGGGCAAGAACCGCACGGGCGCCGATGGCACCGATGTTGTGCTGCGCGTTCCGGTGGGCACCCAGGTCTTTGAAGACGACAATGAGACGCTGATCGCCGACCTCACCGAGGTCGGGCAGCGCGTGGTGCTGCTTTCGGGTGGCAATGGCGGCTTTGGCAATGCCCATTTCAAGACCAGCTCCAACCAGGCGCCCCGCCATGCCAATCCGGGCCAGGTGGGCACGGAAAAATGGATCTGGCTGCGGTTGAAGCTCATCGCCGATGCCGGGCTTGTGGGGCTGCCCAATGCGGGCAAGTCTACCTTCCTTGCGGCTGTGTCCGCCGCCAAGCCCAAGATCGCCGACTATCCCTTCACCACGCTCCATCCCAATTTGGGCGTGGTCTCCATTGGTGAGCGCGATTTCGTGCTGGCCGATATTCCCGGGCTTATTGAAGGGGCGAGCGAAGGGGCTGGTATTGGTGACCGGTTCCTGGGCCATATCGAGCGGTGCGGCGTGTTGATCCATCTCATCGATGGCACCCAGGAGGACATCAAGGGCGCCTACACCACCATCCGTGGCGAGCTCGAAGCCTATGACGAGCGGCTGATCGAAAAGCCCGAGATCGTGGTGCTAAACAAGATCGATGCCATCGAACCCGAGGCGCTCAAGGAAAAGCTCAAGGTGCTCAAGCGGGTGAGCAAGGCCGATGTGCTGACCGTTTCGGGCGTGACGGGGCAGGGGGTCGACATGGTGCTCTACGCGGTTGTCGGTGTGCTCGACGCCGGCAAGGCCGAAAAGGCCGAGGCAGAGCGCCGCAAGATCGAACCCGACTGGGCCCCCTGA